The following proteins are encoded in a genomic region of Mycobacteriales bacterium:
- a CDS encoding NAD-dependent epimerase/dehydratase family protein, whose product MTDTPRGADDGAAPTILVTGGAGFFGDLFKRHMLELGYICVSIDMKPDPYSHPRLRSIQGDIRDADLLTQLGQRYDFLVIYHFAAMLAHAIKDKKVLWASNVDGTRNIARMAARFRIPKVIFTSSNCLWAENHDRPVTEMDAPRPVEIYGRSKLAAERILLSRDDFVTVVLRCPTIIDSGRLGLLAILFEFIDAGKRVWIVGAGDNRLQFIYAQDLIDACVRAADHGESAVFNVGSDDVKTLRSVYAHVIERAQTGARLASLPRRTTLLALKLAYWLKLSPLGPYQYRMIAGNFIFDTTKIRDTLGWKPTLTDDEMLYRGYRFFHDHRGEIVADSNDLSPHKQSAKMGVIRVLKWIS is encoded by the coding sequence GTGACCGACACGCCCCGGGGAGCAGACGACGGCGCCGCACCCACCATTCTCGTCACCGGCGGCGCCGGCTTCTTCGGGGATCTGTTCAAACGACACATGCTCGAGCTCGGCTACATCTGCGTCAGCATCGACATGAAGCCAGACCCCTATTCGCATCCTCGTCTCCGCAGCATCCAGGGAGACATCCGGGACGCCGATCTGTTGACCCAGCTTGGGCAACGGTACGACTTTCTCGTGATCTATCACTTTGCGGCGATGCTGGCGCACGCGATCAAGGACAAGAAGGTCCTCTGGGCCAGCAACGTCGACGGCACGAGAAACATCGCCCGGATGGCAGCCCGGTTTCGCATCCCGAAGGTGATCTTCACGTCGTCGAACTGTCTCTGGGCCGAGAACCATGACCGACCGGTGACCGAGATGGACGCCCCACGACCGGTGGAGATCTACGGTCGTTCGAAGCTGGCCGCCGAGCGCATTCTCTTATCACGCGACGACTTCGTCACGGTCGTCCTTCGCTGCCCGACCATCATCGACTCCGGGCGCCTCGGGCTCTTGGCGATCCTGTTCGAATTCATCGACGCGGGCAAGCGGGTCTGGATCGTCGGTGCCGGCGACAATCGCCTTCAGTTCATCTATGCGCAGGACCTCATCGATGCATGCGTTCGCGCCGCCGACCACGGCGAGAGTGCGGTCTTCAATGTCGGCTCGGACGACGTGAAGACCCTCCGAAGCGTCTACGCCCATGTGATCGAGCGAGCCCAGACCGGCGCTCGGCTGGCGAGCCTTCCCCGGCGTACGACGTTGCTGGCGCTGAAGCTGGCCTACTGGTTGAAACTGTCGCCACTCGGGCCCTACCAGTACCGAATGATCGCCGGGAACTTCATCTTCGACACCACCAAGATCAGGGACACGCTCGGCTGGAAGCCCACCCTGACCGACGACGAGATGTTGTATCGCGGCTACCGCTTCTTTCATGACCACCGAGGCGAGATCGTGGCCGACAGCAATGACCTGTCGCCGCACAAACAGAGCGCCAAGATGGGCGTCATACGTGTGCTGAAGTGGATTTCTTGA